The Candidatus Methylomirabilota bacterium genome window below encodes:
- a CDS encoding (2Fe-2S)-binding protein — translation MAKLLINGKSRTVDVPPDTPLLWVIREHLKLTGTKFGCGMAQCGACTVHLDGTAVRSCQTPVSTAEGKKITTIEGLHPEGKHPLQLAWIAEQVPQCGYCQSGQIMQAASLLAKNPKPTDDEIVAAMSGNICRCATYVRIKRAIKRAAQGA, via the coding sequence ATGGCCAAGCTGCTCATCAACGGCAAGTCCCGAACCGTCGACGTCCCACCTGATACGCCGCTGCTCTGGGTGATCCGGGAACACCTCAAGCTCACCGGCACGAAGTTCGGCTGCGGCATGGCGCAGTGCGGCGCGTGTACCGTGCACCTCGACGGCACCGCGGTGCGCTCGTGCCAGACGCCCGTCTCGACGGCCGAGGGCAAGAAGATCACGACGATCGAAGGACTGCACCCCGAGGGCAAGCACCCGCTGCAGCTCGCCTGGATCGCCGAGCAGGTGCCGCAGTGCGGGTACTGCCAGTCGGGGCAGATCATGCAGGCGGCCTCGCTCCTGGCGAAGAACCCCAAGCCGACCGACGACGAGATTGTGGCGGCCATGTCGGGCAACATCTGCCGTTGCGCCACGTACGTGCGCATCAAGCGCGCGATCAAGCGCGCCGCGCAGGGGGCATAG
- a CDS encoding molybdopterin cofactor-binding domain-containing protein: protein MTTELNRRDFLKTSAATGVGMTLWFTFGDGLGLASGASAFEPNASMTIRPDGLVTVHITKAEMGQGVGTALAQIVAEELEADWKDIRVDYPTSDPKYGLMITGGSWSVNWTFDTLSRAGAAARMALVDAAAQYWKAPAEECAASRSVVRHLPTGRSISYGDIVAKAPITKKFSEDDLKKITLKKPSEYRVVGQWTQRLDIPEKTNGRAKFGIDAFVANMVYAKTAYPPTREGGKHTAVDDSQARKVKGWVKTIVNDQLVAVVATSYESAVKARDALKITWAPGPNTGVSTESIFRDFAAKAKDGAGAIEWSKAGDVKAGLAGAARVYEATYTTDYVAHMQLEPMNCVARFEGGVYDLYTGSQFQTLAMGTLAAVLKTDQKNIRIHQHYLGGGFGRRLDADIILEAAIIAREAGRPVKLIRSREEDLRRDFYRSATLQTLRGGLDASGKITAWDNVIVASHPGTRWGPDFVNKQGLDDFALNGADHVYSIPNQSVRAIRTETGISVGYVRAVAPNYTFFAVETFIDELASLSKTDPLAFRLSMLGDQPRLANVLRIAAQRAGWGTPLPPNVGRGLACVSAQEKKTPTWTASVVQARVDPATGRVRVEKIICAVDCGIVVNPDGVRSQVEGSLLFGLSNALKERGTVANGALVQSNFHDYQVLRMNEVPDVVEVNVVQSAEYPTGVGEPGVTTIAPALSNAIFAATGARVRSVPLLPERVLKAISDKA from the coding sequence ATGACCACCGAGCTGAACCGCCGGGACTTTCTGAAGACCAGCGCCGCGACGGGAGTGGGCATGACCCTCTGGTTCACCTTCGGCGACGGCCTGGGTCTCGCATCGGGAGCGTCGGCGTTCGAGCCGAACGCGTCGATGACGATCAGGCCGGACGGGCTGGTCACCGTCCACATCACCAAGGCCGAGATGGGGCAGGGCGTCGGGACCGCGCTCGCGCAGATCGTCGCCGAGGAGCTCGAGGCGGACTGGAAGGACATCCGCGTCGACTACCCGACCAGCGACCCGAAGTACGGCCTGATGATCACGGGCGGGAGCTGGAGCGTCAACTGGACGTTCGACACGCTCTCGCGCGCGGGCGCCGCGGCGCGCATGGCGCTGGTGGACGCGGCCGCGCAGTACTGGAAGGCTCCGGCAGAGGAGTGCGCGGCGTCGCGCAGCGTGGTGCGCCACCTCCCCACCGGGCGCTCGATCTCCTACGGCGACATCGTCGCCAAGGCGCCGATCACGAAGAAGTTCTCCGAGGACGACCTGAAGAAGATCACGCTCAAGAAGCCGAGCGAGTACAGGGTCGTCGGCCAGTGGACGCAGCGCCTCGACATTCCGGAGAAGACGAACGGCCGGGCGAAGTTCGGCATCGACGCGTTCGTCGCAAACATGGTCTACGCCAAGACCGCCTACCCGCCGACGCGGGAGGGCGGCAAGCACACCGCCGTCGACGACTCACAGGCCAGGAAGGTGAAGGGCTGGGTCAAGACCATCGTCAACGACCAGCTCGTAGCCGTCGTCGCGACCTCCTACGAGTCGGCGGTGAAGGCGCGCGACGCGCTCAAGATCACCTGGGCCCCGGGGCCGAACACCGGGGTCAGCACCGAGTCGATCTTCAGGGACTTCGCCGCGAAGGCCAAGGATGGCGCGGGCGCCATCGAGTGGAGCAAGGCCGGCGACGTCAAGGCGGGTCTCGCCGGCGCCGCGCGCGTGTACGAGGCGACGTACACGACTGACTACGTTGCCCACATGCAGCTCGAGCCCATGAACTGCGTCGCGCGGTTCGAGGGCGGCGTCTACGATCTCTACACCGGCAGCCAGTTCCAGACGCTGGCCATGGGCACGCTGGCCGCCGTGCTCAAGACGGATCAGAAGAACATCCGGATCCACCAGCACTACCTGGGGGGCGGCTTCGGCCGGCGTCTCGACGCCGACATCATCCTCGAGGCGGCGATCATCGCGCGCGAGGCGGGACGGCCGGTCAAGCTGATCCGCTCGCGCGAGGAGGACCTCCGCCGCGACTTCTATCGCTCCGCGACACTCCAGACGCTCCGCGGGGGCCTCGACGCCTCGGGCAAGATCACCGCGTGGGACAACGTCATCGTCGCCTCGCATCCTGGGACCCGCTGGGGCCCGGACTTCGTCAACAAGCAGGGGCTCGACGACTTCGCTCTCAACGGGGCCGACCACGTGTACTCGATCCCCAACCAGTCCGTTCGCGCGATCCGCACCGAGACCGGCATCTCCGTCGGCTATGTGCGCGCCGTCGCGCCGAATTACACGTTCTTCGCCGTCGAGACGTTCATCGACGAGCTGGCGAGCCTGTCGAAGACCGACCCGCTGGCCTTCCGCCTGTCGATGCTGGGGGACCAGCCGCGCCTGGCCAACGTGCTCCGGATCGCCGCCCAGCGCGCCGGCTGGGGCACCCCGCTGCCGCCGAACGTTGGCCGCGGGCTCGCGTGTGTCTCAGCGCAGGAGAAGAAGACGCCGACCTGGACGGCGTCGGTCGTGCAGGCGCGCGTGGATCCGGCGACGGGCAGGGTGCGCGTCGAGAAGATCATCTGCGCGGTGGACTGCGGCATCGTCGTGAACCCGGACGGCGTCCGGTCCCAGGTCGAGGGCTCGCTCCTCTTCGGCCTAAGCAACGCGCTCAAAGAACGCGGCACCGTCGCCAACGGCGCCCTCGTCCAGAGCAACTTCCACGATTACCAGGTCCTCCGCATGAACGAGGTGCCCGACGTCGTCGAGGTGAACGTAGTGCAGAGCGCGGAGTACCCAACCGGCGTCGGCGAGCCCGGCGTGACGACCATCGCGCCCGCGCTCTCCAACGCGATCTTCGCCGCGACGGGGGCGCGCGTTCGCAGCGTGCCGCTCCTGCCCGAGCGCGTGCTGAAGGCGATCAGCGACAAGGCGTAG